CCCGGCAACGTGCTGCTCTGGTTCTACGTCGACGACGTCGACCGGGTGACGGCCCAGCTCGCCGGCTCGGGGGCATCCGTCATGGAGGAACCGACCGACCAGCCGTGGGGCGAGCGCACCTCGCTCATCGCCGATCCGTTCGGCACCCGCATCCGGCTCGGCGCCGCGATCTCGCCGCCGCCCGAGGAGGAGTAGGCAGCGCAGCCGCACCCGCCCGAGGAGGAACGACCCCGGCCCCGGCGCAGCGGCACCCGCGGAGTAGCATGCACGGGTGGTCCCCTTGGAGAACCTGTGGGCGTTCGTGCTCACGTCGATCGTGCTGATCGTGATCCCCGGTCCGAGCGTGCTGTTCGTGATCGGGCGGTCGCTCGCGCTCGGCCGCGTCGGCGGCCTGCTCAGCGTGCTCGGCAACGCCATCGGCATGATCCCGCTCGTGGCGGCGGTCGCCCTCGGCGTCGGTGCGCTGGTCGCCCAGTCGGTCGTGATCTTCACGATCATCAAGTTCGCCGGCGCCCTGTACCTCGTCTACCTCGGCATCCAGGCGATTCGGCACCGAGCGGATGCCGCGGCCGCCGTCAACGGCGAGGTCGCCCCCCGCTCGCACTGGCGCCAGCTCGGCGAGGGCTTCGTCGTGGGCGTCACCAACCCCAAGACCATCGCCTTCTTCGTCGCCGTGCTGCCCCAGTTCGTCGACTTCACGGCCGGCTCGATTCCCCTGCAGCTCTTCGAGCTCGGCGTCGTGTTC
This DNA window, taken from Agromyces sp. 3263, encodes the following:
- a CDS encoding LysE family translocator — its product is MVPLENLWAFVLTSIVLIVIPGPSVLFVIGRSLALGRVGGLLSVLGNAIGMIPLVAAVALGVGALVAQSVVIFTIIKFAGALYLVYLGIQAIRHRADAAAAVNGEVAPRSHWRQLGEGFVVGVTNPKTIAFFVAVLPQFVDFTAGSIPLQLFELGVVFIVLALLCDSVWALAASAARDWFARSPKRAAHLAATGGVMMIGLGGVLALTGNKH
- a CDS encoding VOC family protein; the encoded protein is MIESAFPILEVPDVDAALAFYRDALGGVVTYTFTVPPEGGDVVYASLAVGSSSLGIGLAENPPPPGNVLLWFYVDDVDRVTAQLAGSGASVMEEPTDQPWGERTSLIADPFGTRIRLGAAISPPPEEE